The Mytilus edulis chromosome 12, xbMytEdul2.2, whole genome shotgun sequence genome contains a region encoding:
- the LOC139498497 gene encoding E3 ubiquitin-protein ligase TRIM71-like: MAQAASKTCEICVSAPGSQYCLDCEQCYCENCKSLHKRQKLSTNHQFQHASELIPEGKSRCSQHKEELNLMCNTCNVPVCTSCVTGNHNGHKFSKLVDVIDQLRGENKNQIRVKTNEANQNITKIEDSLKSFDNDVQSVMKAITDQSNNIKRMVDKSVSKMIALVKEQSTKEKDKLMKILSAAKSTLVAGQNLDRRRLDLDKARPDETMVQQINKMKEEISKLDIDSLPQFPKISFESKAVTEDDIRQLIGSYTLSVCSPVKEKEYPQHGFLYRCADCGKECIQPKHSKEYR, from the exons ATGGCTCAGGCTGCGTCTAAAACATGTGAAATTTGTGTGAGTGCCCCTGGATCACAATACTGCTTAGATTGTGAACAATGTTATTGTGAAAACTGTAAGTCGCTACATAAAAGGCAGAAGTTATCGACAAATCACCAGTTTCAACACGCCTCCGAACTTATCCCGGAAGGTAAATCTAGATGTAGCCAACACAAAGAAGAACTCAACCTAATGTGTAATACATGCAATGTACCGGTATGTACCAGTTGTGTGACAGGAAATCACAATGGTCATAAATTTTCTAAATTGGTCGATGTTATTGATCAATTACGAGgggaaaacaaaaatcaaattcgGGTCAAGACCAATGAAGCAAATCAAAATATAACGAAAATTGAGGATAGCTTGAAATCGTTTGATAATGATGTACAATCTGTCATGAAAGCTATCACCGATCAAAGCAACAATATTAAACGCATGGTTGATAAATCTGTTTCTAAGATGATTGCTTTAGTAAAAGAACAATCAACGAAAGAGAAAGATAAACTTATGAAGATTTTATCTGCTGCTAAATCAACACTTGTTGCTGGACAGAACTTAGATAGAAGAAGACTGGATCTAGATAAAGCCAGACCGGATGAAACTATGGTACAACAGATTAATAAGATGAAAGAAGAGATCAGCAAACTAGATATTGACTCTCTTCCCCAGTTTCCAAAGATATCCTTTGAGAGCAAAGCAGTTACTGAGGATGACATCAGGCAACTAATCGGTTCATATACTTTAAG TGTATGTTCACCAGTCAAAGAAAAAGAATATCCACAACATGGATTTCTATATAGATGTGCAGACTGTGG GAAAGAATGTATTCAACCTAAACATTCTAAAGAATATCGGTAA